The proteins below come from a single Zhouia spongiae genomic window:
- a CDS encoding glycosyltransferase family 4 protein, with product MKKVLIITYYWPPAGGPGVQRWLKFVKYLREFNIDPIVYVPENPDYPMEDTTFLTEVPSGITILKRPILEPYRLASVFSKKKTKRISKGVISSENQSVIEKLMLWVRGNFFIPDARKFWVKPSVAFLGKYLAENNISTIITTGPPHSLHLIGMELQDKTGVKWIADFRDPWTTIGYHKALKLTKSSELKHKELEKKVLQAADQLIVTSYTTKKEFQRITDTPIEVITNGYDVHYFNQTALDNKFTLSHIGSLLSGRNPQVLWEVLAELKKESDSFSNDLKIQLVGVISDAVINSLKENGLENDLHQNAYVAHSEALKLQRTSQVLMLIEIDSKETQCIIPGKLFEYMAAERPILAIGPEEWDAAQIIRETNTGKTFGYKSREKLKSAVWEYYLSYKKNELKVYPIGLQKYTRRALTEHLSRIIKRN from the coding sequence ATGAAAAAAGTACTGATCATAACATACTATTGGCCGCCAGCCGGCGGGCCCGGAGTTCAACGTTGGCTTAAGTTTGTTAAATACCTTCGTGAATTTAACATCGATCCGATAGTCTATGTGCCTGAAAATCCGGATTATCCAATGGAAGACACCACTTTTTTAACAGAGGTGCCTTCGGGTATAACGATACTTAAAAGACCAATATTAGAACCTTATCGTCTGGCTTCAGTATTTTCTAAAAAGAAAACAAAACGAATCAGTAAGGGAGTCATATCCTCAGAAAATCAATCAGTGATTGAAAAGTTGATGCTTTGGGTGCGGGGGAACTTTTTTATACCGGATGCACGAAAGTTTTGGGTGAAGCCTTCAGTAGCATTCCTTGGGAAATATCTGGCAGAAAATAATATTAGTACAATAATAACTACAGGTCCGCCACATAGTTTACATCTTATAGGGATGGAACTTCAGGATAAAACCGGGGTTAAATGGATCGCAGATTTCAGAGATCCGTGGACTACCATTGGATACCACAAAGCCCTTAAACTAACTAAAAGTTCGGAGCTAAAACACAAAGAACTTGAAAAGAAGGTGCTTCAAGCAGCCGATCAGTTAATTGTAACCAGCTATACAACCAAAAAGGAGTTTCAGAGAATAACAGATACGCCTATAGAGGTAATAACAAATGGTTATGATGTTCATTATTTTAATCAAACAGCATTAGATAATAAATTCACTTTGTCCCATATCGGTTCTTTGTTATCAGGCAGGAATCCACAAGTATTATGGGAAGTCCTGGCTGAGTTAAAGAAGGAGAGCGATTCTTTTTCTAATGATCTGAAAATACAGTTGGTCGGAGTGATTAGCGATGCCGTGATAAACAGTCTTAAAGAGAATGGTCTGGAGAATGATCTTCATCAGAATGCTTATGTAGCCCATTCCGAAGCGCTAAAATTACAACGCACTTCACAAGTATTAATGTTGATTGAAATTGATTCGAAAGAGACGCAATGTATTATTCCCGGTAAATTGTTTGAGTACATGGCTGCGGAACGACCGATTTTGGCTATCGGACCGGAAGAATGGGATGCTGCTCAAATTATACGTGAAACCAACACGGGGAAAACATTTGGTTATAAATCCAGAGAAAAGCTTAAATCTGCCGTTTGGGAGTATTATCTTAGTTATAAAAAGAACGAACTGAAAGTCTATCCAATCGGCCTTCAAAAGTATACCAGAAGAGCGTTGACAGAACATTTGAGCCGGATAATTAAACGAAATTAA